One segment of Streptomyces sp. YIM 121038 DNA contains the following:
- a CDS encoding DLW-39 family protein produces MKKLLLVALAAIGGLLVYRQIQADRAEQDLWTEATDSVPTGS; encoded by the coding sequence GTGAAGAAGCTTCTCCTGGTCGCACTGGCCGCCATCGGCGGGCTCCTCGTGTACCGCCAGATCCAGGCGGATCGCGCCGAGCAGGATCTGTGGACGGAGGCGACTGACTCCGTGCCCACGGGTTCGTGA
- the gyrA gene encoding DNA gyrase subunit A produces MADENNPTPSEDGEGQTVRIEPVGLETEMQRSYLDYAMSVIVSRALPDVRDGLKPVHRRVLYAMYDGGYRPEKGFYKCARVVGDVMGNYHPHGDSSIYDALVRLAQPWSMRMPLVDSNGNFGSPGNDPAAAMRYTECKMAPLSMEMVRDIDEDTVDFTDNYDGRSQEPTVLPSRFPNLLINGSAGIAVGMATNIPPHNLREVAAGAQWALEHPEASHEELLDALIERIKGPDFPTGALVVGRKGIEEAYRTGRGSITMRAVVEVEEIHNRQCLVVTELPYQVNPDNLAQKIADLVKDGRVGGIADVRDETSSRTGQRLVIVLKRDAVAKVVLNNLYKHTDLQTNFGANMLALVDGVPRTLSLDAFIRHWVGHQIEVIVRRTKFRLRKAEERAHILRGLLKALDAIDEVIALIRRSDTVDVAREGLMGLLEIDEIQANAILEMQLRRLAALERQKIIQEHDELQQKINEYNAILASPEKQRAIVSEELAAIVDKFGEDRRSALVPFDGDMSIEDLIAEEDIVVTITRGGYIKRTKTEDYRSQKRGGKGVRGAKLKQDDIVDHFFVSTTHHWLLFFTNKGRVYRAKAYELPDAGRDARGQHVANLLAFQPDESIAEILAIRDYEAVPYLVLATKGGLVKKTPLKDYDSPRSGGVIAINLRETDDGSDDELIGAELVSAEDDLLLISKKAQSIRFTATDDALRPMGRATSGVKGMSFRDGDQLLSMNVVRPGTFVFTATDGGYAKRTPVDEYRVQGRGGLGIKAAKIVEDRGELVGALVVEETDEILAITLSGGVIRTRVNEVRETGRDTMGVQLINLGKRDAVVGIARNAEAGREAEEVDGVDESSDGTPAVGTDEGTPSPAE; encoded by the coding sequence ATGGCCGACGAGAACAACCCCACTCCTTCCGAGGACGGCGAGGGTCAGACGGTGCGCATCGAGCCCGTCGGGCTCGAGACCGAGATGCAGCGCTCGTACCTCGACTACGCGATGTCCGTCATCGTGTCGCGCGCGCTGCCGGACGTCCGCGACGGTCTCAAGCCCGTGCACCGCCGCGTCCTGTACGCGATGTACGACGGCGGGTACCGCCCCGAGAAGGGCTTCTACAAGTGCGCCCGCGTCGTCGGCGACGTCATGGGCAACTACCACCCGCACGGCGACTCCTCGATCTACGACGCGCTCGTCCGCCTCGCGCAGCCGTGGTCGATGCGCATGCCCCTGGTGGACTCGAACGGAAACTTCGGCTCTCCGGGCAACGACCCCGCGGCCGCCATGCGCTACACCGAGTGCAAGATGGCGCCGCTGTCCATGGAGATGGTCCGGGACATCGACGAGGACACCGTCGACTTCACGGACAACTACGACGGCCGCTCCCAGGAGCCCACCGTCCTGCCCTCCCGCTTCCCGAACCTGCTGATCAACGGCTCGGCGGGCATCGCGGTCGGCATGGCGACCAACATCCCGCCGCACAACCTCCGCGAGGTCGCGGCGGGCGCGCAGTGGGCCCTGGAGCACCCGGAGGCCTCGCACGAGGAGCTGCTCGACGCCCTGATCGAGCGCATCAAGGGCCCCGACTTCCCGACCGGTGCCCTCGTAGTGGGCCGCAAGGGCATCGAGGAGGCGTACCGCACGGGGCGCGGCTCCATCACGATGCGCGCGGTCGTCGAGGTCGAGGAGATCCACAACCGCCAGTGCCTGGTGGTCACGGAGCTGCCCTACCAGGTCAACCCGGACAACCTCGCGCAGAAGATCGCCGACCTGGTGAAGGACGGCAGGGTCGGCGGCATCGCCGACGTCCGCGACGAGACGTCCTCGCGCACGGGCCAGCGCCTGGTCATCGTCCTCAAGCGGGACGCGGTCGCCAAGGTCGTCCTGAACAACCTCTACAAGCACACGGACCTGCAGACGAACTTCGGCGCCAACATGCTGGCGCTCGTCGACGGCGTGCCGCGCACCCTCTCCCTGGACGCGTTCATCCGGCACTGGGTGGGCCACCAGATCGAGGTCATCGTCCGGCGCACGAAGTTCCGGCTGCGCAAGGCCGAGGAGCGCGCCCACATCCTGCGCGGCCTCCTCAAGGCCCTGGACGCCATCGACGAGGTCATCGCGCTCATCCGGCGCAGCGACACCGTCGACGTCGCGCGCGAGGGCCTGATGGGCCTCCTGGAGATCGACGAGATCCAGGCCAACGCCATCCTGGAGATGCAGCTCCGCCGCCTTGCCGCCCTGGAGCGCCAGAAGATCATCCAGGAGCACGACGAGCTCCAGCAGAAGATCAACGAGTACAACGCGATCCTGGCCTCGCCCGAGAAGCAGCGCGCGATCGTCAGCGAGGAGCTCGCCGCGATCGTCGACAAGTTCGGCGAGGACCGTCGCTCCGCCCTGGTGCCCTTCGACGGTGACATGTCCATCGAGGACCTCATCGCCGAAGAGGACATCGTCGTCACCATCACGCGCGGCGGCTACATCAAGCGCACCAAGACGGAGGACTACCGCTCGCAGAAGCGCGGCGGCAAGGGCGTGCGCGGCGCGAAGCTGAAGCAGGACGACATCGTCGACCACTTCTTCGTGTCGACGACGCACCACTGGCTGCTGTTCTTCACCAACAAGGGCCGCGTCTACCGTGCGAAGGCGTACGAGCTCCCGGACGCCGGCCGGGACGCACGCGGCCAGCACGTCGCGAACCTGCTCGCCTTCCAGCCTGACGAGTCGATCGCCGAGATCCTCGCGATCCGCGACTACGAGGCCGTGCCCTACCTGGTGCTCGCCACCAAGGGCGGTCTGGTCAAGAAGACGCCTCTGAAGGATTACGATTCGCCTCGCTCCGGCGGTGTCATCGCCATCAATCTGCGCGAGACGGACGACGGTTCGGACGACGAGCTGATCGGCGCGGAGCTGGTGTCCGCCGAGGACGATCTGCTGCTGATCAGCAAGAAGGCGCAGTCGATCCGGTTCACCGCGACGGACGACGCGCTGCGCCCGATGGGCCGTGCGACCTCCGGCGTCAAGGGCATGAGCTTCCGCGACGGTGATCAGCTGCTCTCGATGAATGTGGTCAGGCCCGGTACGTTCGTCTTCACCGCCACCGATGGTGGGTACGCGAAGCGGACCCCTGTCGACGAGTACCGCGTCCAGGGCCGCGGTGGTCTCGGCATCAAGGCCGCCAAGATCGTCGAGGACCGTGGTGAACTCGTCGGCGCACTGGTGGTCGAGGAGACCGACGAGATCCTCGCCATCACCCTCTCCGGCGGTGTGATTCGCACGCGAGTCAACGAGGTCAGGGAGACGGGCCGTGACACCATGGGCGTCCAACTGATCAACCTGGGCAAGCGCGATGCCGTCGTCGGCATCGCTCGTAACGCCGAGGCCGGGCGCGAGGCCGAGGAAGTCGACGGGGTCGACGAATCGTCTGACGGCACTCCGGCCGTCGGTACGGACGAGGGCACACCGTCCCCGGCCGAGTAG
- a CDS encoding DUF6344 domain-containing protein — protein sequence MPATKAMKLWATLVSAVLALFAALGFASSAAAATPVQEATTTCKSTTSAQEHVLAAWAMAYERSLPPTMKQRIRAEAHGSTPSCRHLPTTDAEAADDGSGALTSASLAAEP from the coding sequence ATGCCCGCCACGAAGGCCATGAAGCTGTGGGCCACACTCGTCTCCGCCGTCCTCGCGCTGTTCGCCGCGCTCGGCTTCGCCTCCTCGGCGGCCGCGGCCACGCCGGTACAGGAAGCCACGACGACGTGCAAGAGCACGACGAGCGCACAGGAGCACGTGCTCGCCGCCTGGGCGATGGCGTACGAACGGTCCCTGCCACCCACCATGAAGCAACGCATCCGCGCCGAGGCCCACGGCTCGACGCCCAGCTGCCGCCACCTCCCCACGACGGACGCGGAGGCCGCGGACGACGGCTCAGGGGCCCTCACGAGCGCGAGCCTCGCCGCGGAGCCGTAA
- a CDS encoding DUF3566 domain-containing protein, giving the protein MSGAPGAGAAGSRGTGKDGARGSATDDDSHESHGSQGGTVTDTRGRGTQTSETEAPAKGGAAKKGASAGGGSSALPGERPPQQQGSQPYHPPQAYQAAAGTVRRPRTGARTTPRTRKARLRVAKADPWSVMKVSFLLSIALGICTIVAAATLWMVMDAMGVFSTVGGTISEATGSNESNGFDLQAFLSLPRVLIFTSIIAVIDVVLATALATLGAFIYNLSAGFVGGVELTLAEDE; this is encoded by the coding sequence GTGAGTGGAGCCCCGGGCGCCGGAGCGGCTGGATCGCGTGGAACCGGCAAGGATGGTGCCCGTGGCTCCGCCACTGATGACGACTCCCACGAGTCTCATGGATCCCAGGGGGGGACTGTGACAGACACCCGAGGTCGCGGCACGCAGACGTCCGAGACCGAGGCCCCCGCCAAGGGCGGGGCTGCCAAGAAGGGCGCGTCCGCGGGGGGCGGATCCAGCGCCCTGCCCGGTGAGCGCCCGCCCCAGCAGCAGGGCTCCCAGCCGTACCACCCGCCGCAGGCCTATCAGGCGGCGGCCGGCACGGTCCGCCGTCCCCGCACGGGGGCGCGCACCACCCCGCGCACGCGCAAGGCGAGGCTGCGCGTGGCCAAGGCCGACCCCTGGTCGGTGATGAAGGTCAGCTTCCTGCTGTCCATCGCGCTCGGCATCTGCACGATCGTCGCGGCCGCGACGCTGTGGATGGTCATGGACGCCATGGGCGTCTTCTCCACCGTCGGCGGCACGATCTCCGAGGCGACGGGGTCGAACGAGTCCAACGGCTTCGACCTCCAGGCGTTCCTCTCGCTGCCGCGCGTGCTGATCTTCACCTCGATCATCGCGGTCATCGACGTCGTCCTCGCCACGGCCCTCGCGACCCTCGGCGCGTTCATCTACAACCTCTCGGCGGGCTTCGTCGGCGGCGTGGAACTGACGCTGGCCGAGGACGAGTAG
- the gyrB gene encoding DNA topoisomerase (ATP-hydrolyzing) subunit B: MLCQKGRFVADSGNPNENIPSTAAGDGAVPPEAIEASGEGTAYDASAITVLEGLDAVRKRPGMYIGSTGERGLHHLVQEVVDNSVDEALAGHADTIDVTILADGGVRVIDNGRGIPVGIHPVEKKPAVEVVLTVLHAGGKFGGGGYAVSGGLHGVGVSVVNALSTKLSVEIKTDGYRWTQDYKGGAPTAPLERHEATDETGTSVTFWADGDIFETTVYSFETLARRFQEMAFLNKGLTIKLTDERESAKATAGADSAEATDDTVEEVRSVTYHYEGGIVDFVTYLNSRKGEVVHPTVIDVEAEDKERMLSVEIAMQWNSQYSEGVYSFANTIHTHEGGTHEEGFRAALTGLVNRYARDKKLLREKDDNLTGEDIREGLTAIISVKLGEPQFEGQTKTKLGNTEAKTFVQKVVHEHLTDWFDRNPNEAADIIRKGIQAATARVAARKARDLTRRKGLLETASLPGKLSDCQSNDPTKCEIFIVEGDSAGGSAKSGRDPEYQAILPIRGKILNVEKARVDKILQNQEIQALISAFGTGVHEDFDIEKLRYHKIILMADADVDGQHINTLLLTFLFRFMRPLVEAGHVFLSRPPLYKIKWGKDDFEYAYSDRERDALIELGRQNGKRIRDDSVQRFKGLGEMNAEELRITTMDIEHRVLGQVTLDDAAQADDLFSVLMGEDVEARRSFIQRNAKDVRFLDI; encoded by the coding sequence ACGAGAACATCCCGTCCACTGCCGCCGGCGACGGCGCCGTACCCCCCGAGGCCATCGAGGCCTCCGGCGAGGGCACGGCCTACGACGCCAGCGCCATCACCGTCCTCGAGGGTCTGGACGCGGTCCGCAAGCGGCCCGGCATGTACATCGGCTCGACCGGCGAGCGCGGTCTGCACCACCTCGTGCAGGAAGTCGTCGACAACTCCGTCGACGAAGCCCTGGCCGGGCACGCGGACACCATCGACGTCACGATCCTCGCCGACGGCGGCGTCCGCGTCATCGACAACGGCCGAGGCATCCCGGTGGGCATCCACCCGGTGGAGAAGAAGCCGGCCGTCGAGGTCGTGCTCACGGTGCTGCACGCGGGCGGCAAGTTCGGCGGCGGCGGGTACGCCGTCTCCGGCGGTCTGCACGGCGTGGGTGTCTCCGTGGTGAACGCGCTCTCCACCAAGCTGTCCGTCGAGATCAAGACCGACGGCTACCGCTGGACGCAGGACTACAAGGGGGGTGCCCCCACGGCACCGCTCGAGCGGCACGAGGCCACCGACGAGACGGGCACGTCGGTCACCTTCTGGGCCGACGGTGACATCTTCGAGACCACCGTGTACTCCTTCGAGACGCTGGCGCGGCGCTTCCAGGAGATGGCCTTCCTCAACAAGGGCCTGACGATCAAGCTCACCGACGAGCGCGAGTCGGCCAAGGCCACGGCGGGCGCCGACTCCGCCGAGGCCACCGACGACACCGTCGAAGAGGTCCGCTCGGTCACGTACCACTACGAAGGCGGCATCGTCGACTTCGTGACGTACCTCAACTCCCGCAAGGGCGAGGTCGTCCACCCGACCGTCATCGACGTCGAGGCCGAGGACAAGGAGCGCATGCTCTCGGTCGAGATCGCGATGCAGTGGAACTCGCAGTACAGCGAGGGCGTGTACTCCTTCGCCAACACGATCCACACGCACGAGGGCGGCACCCACGAAGAGGGCTTCCGCGCCGCGCTGACCGGTCTGGTGAACCGTTACGCGCGCGACAAGAAGCTGCTCCGCGAGAAGGACGACAACCTCACGGGTGAGGACATCCGCGAGGGTCTGACCGCGATCATCTCGGTGAAGCTGGGCGAGCCCCAGTTCGAGGGCCAGACCAAGACGAAGCTCGGCAACACCGAGGCGAAGACGTTCGTCCAGAAGGTCGTGCACGAGCACCTGACGGACTGGTTCGACCGCAACCCGAACGAGGCCGCGGACATCATCCGCAAGGGCATCCAGGCCGCCACCGCGCGCGTGGCCGCCCGCAAGGCGCGTGACCTCACCCGCCGCAAGGGCCTCCTGGAGACCGCGTCCCTGCCGGGCAAGCTCTCCGACTGCCAGTCGAACGACCCGACGAAGTGCGAGATCTTCATCGTCGAGGGTGACTCCGCCGGCGGCTCGGCCAAGTCCGGCCGCGACCCGGAGTACCAGGCGATCCTGCCCATCCGAGGCAAGATCCTGAACGTCGAGAAGGCCCGCGTCGACAAGATCCTGCAGAACCAGGAGATCCAGGCGCTGATCTCGGCCTTCGGCACCGGAGTCCACGAGGACTTCGACATCGAGAAGCTCCGCTACCACAAGATCATCCTGATGGCGGACGCCGACGTCGACGGCCAGCACATCAACACCCTGCTGCTGACGTTCCTGTTCCGCTTCATGCGTCCGCTCGTCGAGGCGGGCCACGTCTTCCTGTCCCGGCCGCCGCTTTACAAGATCAAGTGGGGCAAGGACGACTTCGAGTACGCGTACTCGGACCGCGAGCGCGACGCGCTCATCGAGCTCGGCCGCCAGAACGGCAAGCGGATCCGGGACGACTCGGTCCAGCGCTTCAAGGGTCTCGGCGAGATGAACGCCGAGGAGCTGCGCATCACCACGATGGACATCGAGCACCGCGTGCTCGGCCAGGTCACCCTCGACGACGCCGCCCAGGCCGACGACCTCTTCTCGGTCCTCATGGGCGAGGACGTCGAAGCGCGCCGCTCGTTCATCCAGCGCAACGCCAAGGACGTCCGCTTCCTCGACATCTGA